The DNA sequence GGTTTCGCACGACTCCGACCACACTTTTAACTCTTGGTCGATGACTGACCAGAACCCGCAAGGAAACACCGCGAATGTCATTTATGACGAGTTCCGCCTCGGTGAATCTTTTGCAGACGTGTCTGGCGTTGTGCCCGAGCCCTCGACTTACGCGCTTTTGGCCGGTGTGGCTTGTGTCGGCGTAGCCTTTTTGCGTCGCCGCAAGTAAGTCTAGCGACCGGGTTTAATAATACACGCGCTCCAGCCACAGCCCTTTAGACGGGGCGGTGGCGACGCGGTTTGTGCGCTCGCGGCTTTCTAAAATCGTGCGAACTTCAGCTGGAGTGAGCTTGCCTAAGCCAACCTCTACCAATGTGCCCGCCAAGCTGCGGACCATCTTGTAGAGGTAGCCACTGGCCTCGGTGACGAGGGTCAGTGTGGGGCCTTCACGATGGACCTCCAGCGTGCGCATGTCCTTGATGGGGTTGTCCTCGGAGCCGTCGCCGCGGTTGGCACCGAAGGCGGTGAAATCATGCTGCCCAAGGAGCTGCGCGGCAGCGGTGTTCATCGCAGATTCGTCTAGACGGCGTCGGCCGAGCTCCCAGCAATAGCGAGCATCCCATGGGCGCGCCCAGCCTTCATAAAATCGGTAGGCATAGCGCTTACCAGTTGCGGAGAATCGGGCGTGAAAATCGTCCGCCGCCGGTTCAACTTGATAGACCTGAATGCCGGCCGGCAGACCGCTGCGGAAGGCGCGTTCGAGCTTGTCCGCGCCGTGTTCCCAGTCGGCTTTGAAATTGAACGTCTGCGCTTTGGCGTGGACCCCGGCATCGGTGCGACCGCTGCCATGGATACGCAGCGGCGTTTTAAAAATTTGCTCCAGCCGCGCTTCTATGAAGTCCTGCACGGTGTTGCCGCCGGGCTGGCTTTGCCAACCGTTCAGGCCGTTGCCATCGTAGGCGCAGGTGCACTTCCAATTCATCGGGTTAGGGCTGCATGGAGAGCAGTTCCTCGGCGGCGCGTTCCTGGAAAAACTCCTTGAAGACAGCGCGGGCGACGGGGGCTGCGGTGGCACCGCCTGCATAGCGGTCGCCAGGCGTGAGTCCTTCCACGATGACGGCAATTGCAATCTGCGGCTTATCCACCGGGGCGAACCCGGCAAACCAAGCGAGCGTCAATTTGCCAGACGGGCGTTTTACCTGCGCGGTGCCGGTTTTTCCTGCGATGCGGACGCCGTCAATCATGGCATATCGGCCAGTGCCCTGTGGGCCCACTACGCGCTCCATGCCTTCGAGAATGGCCTGGTATTGGTAATCGGTTAAGCCGATGGGCTCGCCACCATGATCTATGATTTCTCCGGTGTCGCGTCTGAGCAGGGTGAGGTCCGTGCGTGTTTCGCGACGGGCGAAAGAGGCCATAAACGAGGCCACATGCAGTGGCGTCATGAGCAGGTCGCCCTGGCCGATGGCGACGTTGGCGGTGTCACCCGCACGCCAGCCAAAGCCACGTACCTCGCGCGACCACTCCATATCGGGGACGATCATGCGGGTCTGCTGGAAGGGCAGCTCGATGTCGAGTGGCTCGTCCATACCAAAGCGCCGGGCCTCGTTAGCAATATTTTCAATGCCGGTGCGGATGCCCATGTCGTAGTAATAGACGTTGGAGCTCTTCTCGATGGCTTTGCGGACGTCGGTATCGTAATACGGGCCGCCGGAGTGCTCCGGGAACAATCGATTACCAACGCGGAAATGGGAACCGCCTTGCACCTGCTCGTCCGGATTTATGGCACCGGAGCGCATGCCTGCGATCGTGGTAAGCAGCTTAAAAGTCGAGCCGGGCGGGTAGAGGCCTTTTGCCGCGCGGTTGACCCAGGCACCTTTCTCGTTGATCTCGTTAACGGTCTCCTGGGTGAGGCGGGGGCTGAAGTCGTTGAGGTCGTAGCCGGGGCTGCTGGCCAGCACGAGGATTTCGCCGGTTTCCACCATGATGGCGGCCACGGCACCGGTCCGGTCGCCCAGGGCGCGCTCAGCGGCAAGTTGAAGATCGATGTCGAGGCTGGTGTGGACATGGCCTCCCTGCTTGGCGTTTTGCTGGAAAATGGGCTCGCCGAACTGGTATTGGAATTTGTCGACGAGGTAAATTTCGCCACCGGACTCACCTTGCAGGATATCGTCAAACTGCTTTTCCAGACCGTTGATGCCGACTTCTCCCTTGTAAGTGTAGGTGCGCAGTTCATCACCCGGGATGCCTTCTGGAGGTACTATCCAACTTCCGCGCACGTAGCCCAGAGTATGTGCTGCCGCGGAGCCGTTTGGGTAGTCGCGGGCGGTGTCGGTGTAGATCCCGATTTTTGAGCCCAGCGGAAGCTGTTCGATGAGACGCGCGTAGTCCTCGCGAGGTAGGTCGCTAACGAGCTCAAACGGCATTAGCTGGCGTTCCACGAAGTGCCGGCGGAAATAGCGCTTATCGATCTGGTGGTCTGTTCCCAGGATATCATTAATCTCGGAGAGATAGCGCTGGATGACATTTTCCCGCGCTTGCCAGGAGGTTTCTTTCCAGTCGAAGGCAAATTTCTCTTCCGGGTTTTCGGCCTCATGCTGTGCCTGAAGCTCGCGCTTGATGTTGATGTATTCTTCCTGGATTTCGCTGCGGAGCTCTTCCAGGTAGACGACGGCTGAGAAGCGCGGCCGGTTGCCAACGAGCAGTTTGCCCGAGTAGTCGTAAATATTGCCGCGTGGTCCGGGCTGAATAATGCGCCGCTGGCTCTGACGTTGCTCACGCTCACGGTATTCCTGGTGCATCAACAACTGTCGCCACGCCAAGCCCGACGCCAATACGGCAAAGAGCAGGGCGGCGACTACATAAAACACCCCCATTCGGGGATTACCATGCCGATAATGATGGACAACGTTCACGAGCTAAAAGCCTTACCTTTAAGGCAATTGCGTGTTTCGACAACAACAAGCTCGAATTGGTTCAAATTTTACCAAGTTTAGTATTCGGGATTCACGATCCAGAAGCGCCGAACTGTTTGGTCGGGCATGAGTGTTTCCTTGATGACTATGAAGCGAATCGGCTCGGGGGTTGGGAAATCGAGCACGCCTTGAGGTTCGGATGCGCTTGGGTAATGATGGCCTCCCTGATATGAAATCGTGGCCTGTTGCATCTCAGGCGCTTGGACGTTGGGACCAACTTGTGGCAGCTGGTTTTGCATCGGCACGAGGTCCGTGGCACCGGGTGGAAAGTGGGGCGAGAGGTGGCTCTGGCCAAAAGCGTTGGCCGCTAAAAACAAAATGACGATGCCTGCGATGTGTTTCATCATATTCCTTTTGCGTCTTCTTTGTAGGTTACCGTGAGCAGCTTGTTCAGGACACGGCCGGAGTTCTCATTGTAGGCTCGTCCCTCGGCCATGGTTTCCAAGGTTCTGATGCTTGAATCGAGTACGAAGTCGATCGTGCCGTGTTGGGTTTGCACGTGGCTATGACCGCTATTGGCGAACTCTTGTTTGGCGGCTTGCAGCTTCTCGGCAACGCCGATGACGAGCAAAGGGTTGTTTTGCAAGTAGTCCAGCGTGTCGTGGAAGCTATCGTGATCACCCGCAAAGTAGTTGAGAACGCGCTTGGAAGTGACCTCAGCGGAGAAATCCCAGGTGCTGCCATAATAATAAGCCGAATAATAATAGTAGCTCCTGCCAATGGGCTTGCCAGTTTGGTTGCGCACAATGGGGGCACCGGCGAAGAGGTCATTGATCATGGTATGATAGCGACGCTGCGCCCGCTGCCAGGCATCGAATGAGTTCCGGCTTCGGCTATAATAATTCTCGAACCAATGGTCGTAGGAGCTCGGCAGCGGAACGGCGAAACGCTCATCCAGGGATTTTCTCATGGACACCATGATCTCGTCATACGTCTTGTGGTTTTCGAAGACGCCGAGCTTGAGCATGACTTCGTTTTGGCCCAGGCTACTGCGGGTGTAAGCAGTATATATTTCCGGCTGCTCAGCCTTCATGGCGTCGAGGTCAAACTTTTCCCACGGGACGACCATTTCATTGGCGTCCGGCGAAATTTTCACGGTTAAGCCTTCCTTGCTGGCCTTCAGAACTCCGGCAAAATCCACCTCCCGGCCATTGGCCCCCTTGAGCATGATTCCCCAAAGCGGGTTGAGTGCCGACAGCACCAGAATAACACAGAAAGCGTACTTCATTTTCATAAAAAGTAGGAAGGTAGTGGGCAATGTCCAGTGTGGATTGATTGTGGGCCGATATTGTTCGGGAAATTAGCTAACCTCCAGGGGCCTATTAATTTGACTGAGAGATTTTGAAAGAAATTGCGCGTTTTGTGGAGTATTGCTTGCAGAATGAGTCGTTTTTCTCCAAGTATTCGATGCTAGCGAAGCCAGGTTACGCCTGCTAATCTATCAACCCGAACGAACCCCGATATGTTTGACCAAGTTAAAGACTCTTACGCCGAGCTCGGCGTTGATGTTGAAAAAGCACTCGAAGTCATGGCTTCGACCCCGATTTCCCTCCATTGCTGGCAGGGTGACGATGTTGGCGGTTTCGAGGGAGGTGATGGCGAGCTGGGCAGCGGCTTGGCCGTGACGGGGAACTTCCCGGGCAAGGCGCGTTCGATTGCCGAGCTGCAGACCGACTTGGAGAAAGTGCTGTCGCTCCTGCCGGGCAACCACCGGCTGAACCTGCACGCGATTTATGGTGATTTCGGCGGCGAAAAGGTCGACCGCGACGAGATCGAAGTGAAGCACTTCCAAGGCTGGATCGATTGGTGCAAGGCACAGGGCATCGGCATGGATTTCAACCCGAGCTGCTTCTCGCACCCAAAGGCCGATGATGGCTTTACCCTTAGCTCACCCGATGCGGGCACGCGCGATTTTTGGATCGAACACTGTAAGCGCAGCCGGGCAATCGGTGCCGAGATGGGCAAGCAACTTGGCAGCCCTTGCGTGACGAATATTTGGGTGCCGGACGGTCTCAAAGACCTGCCTGCCGACCGCTTGGGCTTCCGTAAAAATCTTTCCCGGAGCCTCGATACGGTCCTGTCGGAAAAGCTCGATCCGTCCCACAATATTGACGCTGTCGAATGCAAGCTCTTCGGTATTGGCTCGGAAAGCTACGTCGTCGGCTCGCACGAGTTCTACATGGGCTACGCGATGAAGAACCAGACCGCGCTCTGCCTCGACGCCGGCCACTTCCACCCGACTGAGGGCATTGCCGACAAGATTTCCTCCGTCCTGCTTTACGTGCCCGAGCTGCTGCTCCACGTCTCACGCGGTGTTCGTTGGGACAGCGACCACGTAGTCCTCTTCGATGATCAGACGCAGGCCATCATGCAGGAGCTCGTCCGCTGCGACGCGCTGTCGCGCACCCACATCGGCCTGGACTTTTTCGATGCGTCCATTAACCGCATTGGGGCATGGGTGATTGGTACTCGTGCG is a window from the Cerasicoccus sp. TK19100 genome containing:
- a CDS encoding L-rhamnose isomerase, giving the protein MFDQVKDSYAELGVDVEKALEVMASTPISLHCWQGDDVGGFEGGDGELGSGLAVTGNFPGKARSIAELQTDLEKVLSLLPGNHRLNLHAIYGDFGGEKVDRDEIEVKHFQGWIDWCKAQGIGMDFNPSCFSHPKADDGFTLSSPDAGTRDFWIEHCKRSRAIGAEMGKQLGSPCVTNIWVPDGLKDLPADRLGFRKNLSRSLDTVLSEKLDPSHNIDAVECKLFGIGSESYVVGSHEFYMGYAMKNQTALCLDAGHFHPTEGIADKISSVLLYVPELLLHVSRGVRWDSDHVVLFDDQTQAIMQELVRCDALSRTHIGLDFFDASINRIGAWVIGTRAAQKSLLLALLEPSEKMHAAEQAGDFTTRLMLHEVNKAMPWSVVWNEFCARNNTPSDWQAMSAIKDYEASVLSGRS
- a CDS encoding peptidoglycan D,D-transpeptidase FtsI family protein; translated protein: MGVFYVVAALLFAVLASGLAWRQLLMHQEYREREQRQSQRRIIQPGPRGNIYDYSGKLLVGNRPRFSAVVYLEELRSEIQEEYINIKRELQAQHEAENPEEKFAFDWKETSWQARENVIQRYLSEINDILGTDHQIDKRYFRRHFVERQLMPFELVSDLPREDYARLIEQLPLGSKIGIYTDTARDYPNGSAAAHTLGYVRGSWIVPPEGIPGDELRTYTYKGEVGINGLEKQFDDILQGESGGEIYLVDKFQYQFGEPIFQQNAKQGGHVHTSLDIDLQLAAERALGDRTGAVAAIMVETGEILVLASSPGYDLNDFSPRLTQETVNEINEKGAWVNRAAKGLYPPGSTFKLLTTIAGMRSGAINPDEQVQGGSHFRVGNRLFPEHSGGPYYDTDVRKAIEKSSNVYYYDMGIRTGIENIANEARRFGMDEPLDIELPFQQTRMIVPDMEWSREVRGFGWRAGDTANVAIGQGDLLMTPLHVASFMASFARRETRTDLTLLRRDTGEIIDHGGEPIGLTDYQYQAILEGMERVVGPQGTGRYAMIDGVRIAGKTGTAQVKRPSGKLTLAWFAGFAPVDKPQIAIAVIVEGLTPGDRYAGGATAAPVARAVFKEFFQERAAEELLSMQP
- the truA gene encoding tRNA pseudouridine(38-40) synthase TruA, giving the protein MNWKCTCAYDGNGLNGWQSQPGGNTVQDFIEARLEQIFKTPLRIHGSGRTDAGVHAKAQTFNFKADWEHGADKLERAFRSGLPAGIQVYQVEPAADDFHARFSATGKRYAYRFYEGWARPWDARYCWELGRRRLDESAMNTAAAQLLGQHDFTAFGANRGDGSEDNPIKDMRTLEVHREGPTLTLVTEASGYLYKMVRSLAGTLVEVGLGKLTPAEVRTILESRERTNRVATAPSKGLWLERVYY